From a single Lolium rigidum isolate FL_2022 chromosome 7, APGP_CSIRO_Lrig_0.1, whole genome shotgun sequence genomic region:
- the LOC124672917 gene encoding uncharacterized protein LOC124672917: MTFPYEDLAAELSRETDEQPPLKIQRTDPPTDVQELVKGMDACKLDDLHRQKLKALMVYDPKRKCDVPSRFCSIHLACFDLDEKSTAKIGPRYERDRDPLSSTTRLTKYFVGNTHYELADYSTQVISIRVVKVGPAYTYPVEVYGTVIARDEIDCKCVYLFNRERKDAQTIKSKKDMLALTGPYRALVTLGYMYFEFDLKTKGKNPDDEVQFSKGVIVYYFNPDRRRIIDQLPSFQSTVKLVLEHVKLPVAAILKVSVENKETNDPLVHWDGKITAGTTKNYRHHMVLYDSSVRSSNLVGENGSLLLNRNLVAVNGYPQGHRGKEDEILVLYVCFLDASCEIEDKDKVAPEEEDYGQQDQDGEEEEEEEEKEPKNVVTLEYPATETVWEHDSTKLTVKVDWTAVLDRLVGTDCLHGYPSVPQGCSIDYRYGIIYE, translated from the exons ATGACGTTCCCGTACGAAGATTTGGCGGCCGAACTGTCCCGCGAGACGGACGAGCAACCCCCTCTGAAGATCCAACGTACGGATCCGCCCACCGATGTTCAGGAACTGGTGAAGGGCATGGATGCGTGTAAACTGGATGATTTGCACAGGCAAAAACTCAAGGCCCTCATGGTCTACGATCCCAAGAGGAAGTGTGATGTCCCTAGCCGCTTCTGCAGCATCCACCTAGCTTGCTTCGACCTTGATGAGAAGT CAACCGCTAAAATCGGGCCACGGTATGAACGCGACCGTGACCCTTTGTCCTCAACGACGAGGTTGACTAAATATTTTGTAGGAAATACACATTATGAGCTGGCGGATTATTCCACCCAAGTCATTTCCATTAGGGTGGTTAAAGTTGGTCCTGCTTACACATACCCTGTTGAGGTTTATGGTACAGTTATCGCCAGGGATGAGATTGACTGCAAATGTGTCTATCTGTTCAATCGTGAAAGAAAGGATGCCCAGACCATCAAGTCAAAG AAGGATATGTTAGCTCTGACAGGTCCATACAGAGCGTTGGTTACATTAGGTTATATGTATTTTGAGTTTGATTTAAAGACCAAGGGCAAGAATCCTGATGATGAAGTGCAGTTTAGCAAAGGTGTAATAGTGTACTATTTCAACCCAGATCGGAGGCGCATCATCGATCAGCTACCTAGTTTCCAGAGTACAGTGAAATTGGTACTGGAACATGTGAAACTTCCAGTGGCAGCTATCCTCAAAGTCAGTGTTGAGAATAAAGAGACCAATGACCCTCTTGTCCACTGGGATGGTAAAATAACAGCTGGGACTACCAAAAATTATAGACATCATATGGTTCTATATGATAGTAGTGTGCGTAGCAGCAACTTGGTGGGAGAAAACGGCTCTCTCTTGTTGAATCGTAATCTGGTAGCTGTCAATGGGTATCCACAAGGACACAGAGGCAAGGAAGATGAAATACtggtgttgtatgtttgttttcttGATGCTAGTTGTGAGATTGAGGATAAGGACAAGGTAGCCCCTGAGGAAGAGGATTATGGGCAGCAGGACCAggacggggaagaagaagaggaagaggaagagaaggAACCTAAGAATGTTGTCACTCTAGAATACCCTGCAACTGAGACTGTTTGGGAGCATGATTCCACCAAACTGACAGTGAAGGTCGATTGGACTGCTGTTCTTGATAGGCTGGTGGGTACTGATTGCTTGCATGGGTATCCTTCTGTTCCACAAGGTTGCTCGATTGATTATCGATATGGTATTATCTATGAGTGA